One Xyrauchen texanus isolate HMW12.3.18 chromosome 2, RBS_HiC_50CHRs, whole genome shotgun sequence genomic window carries:
- the LOC127619322 gene encoding histone H4-like — translation MHLVIAPSILYSVYARIFVIMSGRGKGGKGLGKGGAKRHRKVLRDNIQGITKPAIRRLARRGGVKRISGLIYEETRGVLKVFLENVIRDAVTYTEHAKRKTVTAMDVVYALKRQGRTLYGFGG, via the exons ATGCATCTGGTGATCG CGCCATCTATCTTATATTCTGTTTATGCTCGTATATTCGTCATCATGTCTGGAAGAGGTAAAGGCGGTAAAGGACTCGGGAAAGGAGGCGCCAAGCGTCACCGCAAAGTGTTGCGTGATAACATCCAGGGAATCACCAAACCCGCAATCCGTCGTCTCGCTCGCCGTGGCGGTGTCAAGCGTATCTCCGGTCTGATCTACGAGGAGACTCGCGGTGTGTTGAAGGTGTTTCTGGAGAACGTTATCCGTGATGCCGTCACCTACACTGAACACGCCAAGAGAAAGACCGTCACTGCCATGGACGTTGTGTACGCGCTGAAACGACAGGGACGAACTCTGTACGGATTCGGAGGATAA
- the LOC127617654 gene encoding histone H2B-like — protein MPEPAKSAPKKGSKKAVTKTAGKGGKKRRKSRKESYAIYVYKVLKQVHPDTGISSKAMGIMNSFVNDIFERIGGEASRLAHYNKRSTITSREIQTAVRLLLPGELAKHAVSEGTKAVTKYTSSK, from the coding sequence ATGCCTGAACCAGCCAAATCCGCCCCGAAGAAGGGATCCAAGAAGGCCGTCACAAAGACCGCCGGTAAGGGAGGAAAGAAGCGCAGAAAGTCTAGGAAGGAGAGTTACGCTATCTACGTGTATAAAGTCCTGAAACAGGTTCATCCTGACACCGGGATCTCTTCCAAGGCGATGGGAATCATGAACTCTTTCGTCAACGACATCTTCGAGCGCATCGGCGGTGAAGCGTCTCGTCTCGCTCACTACAACAAGCGCTCCACCATCACATCGAGAGAGATCCAGACCGCCGTGCGTCTGCTGCTGCCCGGTGAACTGGCCAAACACGCCGTGTCTGAGGGCACAAAGGCCGTCACCAAATACACCAGCTCCAAGTAG
- the LOC127617726 gene encoding histone H2B-like, producing the protein MPEPAKSAPKKGSKKAVTKTAGKGGKKRRKSRKESYAIYVYKVLKQVHPDTGISSKAMGIMNSFVNDIFERIGGEASRLAHYNKRSTITSREIQTAVRLLLPGELAKHAVSEGTKAVTKYTSSK; encoded by the coding sequence ATGCCTGAACCAGCCAAATCAGCCCCGAAGAAGGGATCCAAGAAGGCCGTCACAAAGACTGCCGGTAAGGGAGGAAAGAAGCGCAGAAAGTCCAGGAAGGAGAGTTACGCTATCTACGTGTATAAAGTCCTGAAACAGGTTCATCCTGACACCGGGATCTCTTCCAAGGCGATGGGAATCATGAACTCTTTCGTCAACGACATCTTCGAGCGCATCGGCGGTGAAGCGTCTCGTCTCGCTCACTACAACAAGCGCTCCACCATCACATCGAGAGAGATCCAGACCGCTGTGCGTCTGCTGCTGCCCGGTGAACTGGCCAAACACGCCGTGTCTGAGGGCACAAAGGCCGTCACCAAATACACCAGCTCCAAGTAG
- the LOC127619330 gene encoding putative nuclease HARBI1, protein MANRGGRRDVLQTLDDRELLRRYRLDRAGIMFVVDLLRDAITSPTRRHNAITPEKKVITTLRYLATGKMQQCSSDDLGLSQSSVSRVITQTLTALSQPNIVTQFVSFPLDARTLHTHKRAFMDIAGFPGIVGVIDGTHVRIIAPSEDEAVFVNRKNFHSINVQIVFNAACKILDIVAKWPGSTHDARMLSESGIRQLFERRYVPANCHLLGDSGYPCKPWLLTPYLQPRQGPQLNYNRAHKTTRAVVERGIGQLKRRFHVLHGEVRLRPEKVSKVIIACAILHNICKVRQIAEPLEDGDEDEDNDEDGGEDDIHIPQGNLAQRMLTEQVLRMGMVFDPPGYPE, encoded by the exons ATGGCCAACAGAGGAGGCAGGAGAGATGTCCTGCAAACACTGGATGACAGGGAATTATTGAGACGCTATAGATTGGATCGTGCAGGAATCATGTTTGTGGTGGATCTCCTTAGAGATGCAATTACTTCACCAACTCGACGCCACAACGCTATTACACCGGAGAAGAAAGTAATCACAACCCTGAGGTATTTGGCAACAGGGAAAATGCAACAATGCAGCAGTGATGACTTGGGTCTGTCCCAATCCTCCGTCAGCAGAGTCATCACCCAAACACTGACAGCTTTGTCACAACCTAATATTGTGACACAATTTGTTTCATTCCCGCTGGATGCCCGTACTTTACACACACATAAAAGGGCATTTATGGACATTGCAGGATTCCCTGGCATTGTAGGTGTAATTGATGGAACACATGTGAGAATAATTGCGCCATCAGAGGACGAGGCTGTCTTTGTTAACAGGAAGAATTTCCACAGCATCAATGTGCAAATAGTGTTCAATGCGGCCTGTAAGATTTTGGACATTGTGGCTAAATGGCCAGGCTCCACACATGATGCGAGAATGCTCTCCGAGAGTGGCATCAGACAGCTTTTTGAGAGACGCTATGTGCCAGCTAATTGCCACTTGTTAGGGGACAGTGGCTACCCATGCAAACCATGGCTCCTTACACCTTACCTCCAGCCACGCCAAGGGCCCCAACTAAACTATAACAG GGCCCACAAGACAACAAGAGCGGTGGTGGAGCGTGGCATAGGCCAGCTTAAGAGGCGCTTTCATGTTCTCCACGGAGAGGTGCGGCTGAGGCCTGAAAAAGTCAGCAAAGTCATCATAGCCTGTGCAATATTACACAATATTTGCAAGGTTAGACAGATTGCAGAACCTTTGGAGGATGGCGATGAGGATGAAGACAACGATGAGGATGGTGGTGAAGATGATATTCACATTCCACAGGGGAACCTAGCCCAGA GGATGCTGACGGAGCAGGTGCTGCGGATGGGAATGGTGTTTGATCCGCCGGGCTATCCTGAGTAG